The Dioscorea cayenensis subsp. rotundata cultivar TDr96_F1 chromosome 7, TDr96_F1_v2_PseudoChromosome.rev07_lg8_w22 25.fasta, whole genome shotgun sequence genome includes a region encoding these proteins:
- the LOC120265284 gene encoding uncharacterized protein LOC120265284: MVDTLLLEGSWTINGMVLQLTPWKPNFQDAFERLDTVAMWLQLHHLLMEFWSIELLESLGFQLVKVLKIDNHSLNVLLAKFVRLCVEIDLSKPSIQELWVGPKHDQVMVVILHERLPTLSFCCGRIGHVISSCTFIPCIPIEGRLGGIPSDSGHSTILVNSHLAVARQGGDEEHSLMANEDANYLESEKFTDNDLTFGSWMKVPSRHGRGRDQESSSSSRRMVTKTCFDMWPTLKHDENHVASRNSFCSRRGGRGGFRGGGLSSVPRDPSANPLGSHHPMEASLDEQEEVVPSTFPSSNTGRKDGLVSKTKNPTIHLHNPFQSPNPITSFGDVLEPNTVAITAQFQNDHHFPFSNTTKADGDLKAPN, from the coding sequence ATGGTAGACACGCTTCTATTGGAAGGTTCTTGGACAATAAATGGGATGGTTCTACAACTTACCCCTTGGAAACCAAATTTTCAAGATGCCTTTGAAAGACTAGATACAGTGGCAATGTGGCTTCAACTTCACCACCTACTGATGGAATTCTGGTCAATTGAATTACTGGAGAGTCTGGGTTTCCAGCTCGTAAAAGTGTTAAAAATTGATAATCATTCTCTTAATGTCTTACTGGCGAAATTTGTTCGGCTTTGTGTGGAGATCGATCTGTCAAAACCCTCGATTCAAGAATTATGGGTTGGTCCTAAGCATGATCAAGTGATGGTTGTTATTCTTCATGAACGACTTCCAACTCTCTCTTTTTGTTGTGGTCGTATTGGGCATGTGATCTCCAGCTGCACTTTCATTCCTTGCATCCCTATCGAGGGTAGGTTAGGAGGTATTCCATCAGATTCTGGCCATAGTACCATACTGGTTAATTCCCATCTGGCTGTGGCGAGGCAAGGAGGTGATGAGGAGCACTCCTTGATGGCTAATGAGGATGCTAATTACCTAGAGTCAGAGAAGTTCACGGATAATGACCTGACTTTTGGTTCATGGATGAAAGTCCCTTCCAGACATGGAAGAGGACGTGACCAAGAATCGAGTTCCTCCAGTCGCCGAATGGTGACTAAAACATGTTTTGACATGTGGCCAACTCTGAAGCATGATGAAAACCACGTGGCATCAAGAAATAGCTTTTGTTCGAGACGTGGAGGCCGTGGAGGTTTTCGAGGTGGAGGTTTATCGTCGGTGCCTCGAGATCCATCCGCAAATCCTTTAGGCTCTCACCATCCGATGGAGGCTTCCTTAGATGAACAGGAGGAGGTCGTCCCTTCTACTTTTCCGAGTTCCAACACTGGCAGAAAAGATGGCTTGGTCTCCAAGACAAAAAATCCGACTATTCATCTCCATAATCCCTTTCAATCTCCGAATCCCATTACTTCTTTTGGAGACGTCTTGGAACCTAACACAGTTGCTATAACCGCTCAGTTCCAAAATGACCATCACTTTCCATTTTCCAACACTACCAAAGCAGATGGAGATTTAAAGGCTCCTAATTGA
- the LOC120265285 gene encoding secreted RxLR effector protein 161-like, which translates to MSVNQKLTKDEHGKDVDPSLYRSMIGSLLYLTASRPNISFSVGVCARYQATTKESHLKAVKRIIRYVHGTAEYGIWYSKDSNSHLASYSDANWAGNIDDRKSTSGGCFYLGNNLVTWYSKKQSFISLSTAEAEYITAGSCYT; encoded by the coding sequence ATGAGTGTGAATCAGAAGTTGACAAAAGATGAGCATGGAAAAGATGTAGACCCAAGTCTCTATAGAAGCATGATTGGAAGCTTACTCTATCTCACAGCTAGCAGGCCAAACATCTCTTTCAGTGTTGGAGTTTGTGCAAGATATCAAGCAACAACAAAGGAGTCTCATTTGAAAGCTGTGAAACGTATCATCAGATATGTTCATGGTACTGCAGAATATGGAATTTGGTATTCAAAAGACTCTAACTCACATCTCGCAAGTTATAGTGATGCAAATTGGGCAGGAAacattgatgatagaaaaagcacCTCGGGAGGATGTTTCTATCTTGGTAACAACTTGGTCACATGGTATAGTAAGAAGCAAAGCTTCATTTCTCTCTCCACTGCAGAGGCTGAATACATAACAGCAGGAAGTTGTTATACATaa